From a region of the Gemmatimonadales bacterium genome:
- the rfbC gene encoding dTDP-4-dehydrorhamnose 3,5-epimerase, producing MEVTPLEISGVLRIELALHRDWRGRFVELWNDQRYRSAGIGRPFVQDNISVSDRGVLRGMHYQFPDGQGKLVSVVHGAVFDVVVDVRHASPTFGRWIGVELSDENGVQLYVPPGCAHGYLVVSERAVFNYKCTGYYSPQHEHTFRWDDPAVGIAWPTDAPPRLAAKDLDAPLLAAIPAHALPPMEL from the coding sequence ATGGAGGTCACGCCTCTCGAGATCAGCGGAGTCCTTCGCATCGAGCTTGCGCTCCATCGGGACTGGCGCGGGCGATTCGTCGAACTCTGGAACGACCAGCGCTACCGCAGCGCGGGAATCGGGCGCCCGTTCGTCCAGGACAACATCTCGGTCTCCGATCGCGGTGTACTCCGCGGGATGCACTACCAGTTCCCCGACGGCCAGGGGAAGCTGGTCTCGGTGGTGCATGGCGCCGTCTTCGACGTGGTGGTCGACGTACGCCATGCGTCGCCGACGTTCGGCCGATGGATCGGCGTGGAATTGTCGGATGAGAATGGCGTGCAGCTCTACGTGCCGCCCGGGTGCGCGCATGGATATCTGGTGGTGTCGGAGCGCGCGGTGTTCAACTACAAATGCACCGGTTACTACTCGCCGCAGCACGAACACACCTTCCGATGGGATGACCCCGCCGTGGGGATCGCGTGGCCTACCGACGCACCGCCGCGACTCGCGGCGAAGGACCTCGACGCGCCGCTCCTCGCCGCGATTCCGGCGCACGCCCTGCCGCCGATGGAGCTATAG
- a CDS encoding methyltransferase domain-containing protein codes for MSLRERTARALAWRAREVTERLPEQWRFALESWLPHNWVYGSSYFAAVDSDAVTSAGPMADGIARLCSPQRCVDVGCGTGAFLAALRDRHQVEVRGFEYGDVARQYCRSRALEVLPLDLSDAPLAIPPESVDLVTSFEVAEHLPARLADRFVETLTSARKTVVMSAAVPGQGGTGHVNEQPREYWIERMQQHRFRYDSEASRQLSEWWRADGATWWYWQNVAVYRPREAGA; via the coding sequence ATGTCGTTGCGCGAACGGACCGCTCGGGCGCTCGCGTGGCGCGCCCGTGAAGTGACCGAACGCCTGCCGGAGCAGTGGCGCTTCGCGCTGGAAAGCTGGCTGCCGCACAATTGGGTCTATGGATCGAGTTACTTCGCGGCGGTCGACTCGGACGCGGTCACCTCGGCCGGTCCTATGGCCGATGGCATCGCCCGCCTCTGCTCGCCGCAACGATGCGTTGATGTGGGGTGCGGTACAGGGGCCTTCCTGGCCGCGCTTCGCGACCGTCACCAGGTCGAGGTCCGCGGTTTCGAATACGGCGATGTCGCGCGGCAGTACTGTCGCTCGCGCGCTCTCGAGGTCCTCCCCCTCGATCTTTCCGATGCACCGCTCGCCATTCCGCCGGAGTCGGTCGATCTGGTCACCTCGTTCGAGGTCGCCGAGCATCTGCCAGCGCGCCTCGCCGATCGATTCGTCGAGACGCTGACGTCGGCACGCAAGACGGTCGTGATGTCGGCCGCCGTGCCGGGGCAGGGTGGCACCGGGCACGTAAACGAGCAGCCGCGCGAATACTGGATCGAACGAATGCAGCAGCACCGGTTCCGGTACGATTCCGAGGCGTCGCGACAATTGTCGGAGTGGTGGCGTGCCGATGGCGCGACCTGGTGGTACTGGCAGAATGTTGCGGTCTACCGGCCGCGAGAGGCCGGCGCGTAG
- a CDS encoding glycosyltransferase family A protein has protein sequence MTAGPAIGSDVRISAISVIIPAYRRPAYLRAAIESAANQSLPPFEIIVIDDGATLPADFSPQSIPPGINLQIHSIPHAGQAGARQAGFELSRGEFVLFLDDDDTLHPDALATLHAMYDREPELIAAVGAAETIGVDGVPSGHVNRPPGEIGSADLWRGNQIATPGCVLIRRWAIAAAGGWDLESRNATDYLLWMKLARVGRIAGTEQIVLRYRWHPDNETARGHQFLQLRAFRKVFRKTFPELAASDIEDSVVTSLIEPYIHPAIEHWRALIRERRWGDAAGHGVRIIDGMSVSVTGRQGRRAVIDALALWRPKWLRRSLSES, from the coding sequence GTGACGGCGGGACCCGCGATCGGTTCCGATGTCAGAATCAGCGCAATCAGCGTGATCATCCCGGCGTACCGCCGCCCGGCGTATCTGCGAGCGGCGATCGAATCCGCAGCGAATCAATCACTGCCGCCGTTTGAAATCATCGTCATCGATGATGGCGCCACCCTCCCCGCCGATTTCTCCCCCCAATCGATTCCACCCGGGATCAACCTTCAGATCCATTCGATTCCGCACGCGGGTCAGGCCGGCGCACGCCAGGCCGGGTTCGAGCTGTCACGGGGCGAATTCGTCCTCTTCCTCGACGACGACGACACCCTTCATCCCGACGCCCTGGCGACGCTCCATGCGATGTACGACCGGGAGCCGGAGCTGATCGCCGCCGTTGGCGCAGCGGAAACTATCGGCGTCGATGGCGTGCCGTCGGGCCACGTGAACCGTCCGCCGGGAGAGATCGGCAGCGCGGATCTCTGGCGCGGCAACCAGATTGCCACCCCGGGATGCGTGCTGATCCGGCGGTGGGCAATTGCGGCAGCCGGGGGCTGGGACCTCGAGTCGCGCAACGCGACCGACTATCTGCTGTGGATGAAACTGGCGCGCGTGGGCCGCATTGCCGGAACCGAGCAGATCGTGCTGCGCTACCGCTGGCATCCGGACAATGAAACGGCGAGGGGCCACCAGTTCCTGCAGCTCCGCGCGTTCCGGAAGGTGTTCCGGAAGACCTTTCCGGAACTGGCCGCGAGCGACATCGAAGACAGCGTCGTCACGTCGCTGATCGAACCATATATCCATCCGGCGATCGAACACTGGCGCGCGCTCATCCGGGAACGCCGGTGGGGCGACGCCGCTGGGCACGGCGTGCGGATCATCGACGGAATGTCGGTCTCGGTGACCGGCAGGCAAGGCCGCCGTGCCGTGATCGATGCGCTGGCACTCTGGCGTCCGAAGTGGTTGCGCCGGTCGCTCAGCGAATCCTGA
- a CDS encoding aminotransferase class V-fold PLP-dependent enzyme, which translates to MTFDDLRRDEFGALNDGGIFLNSASIGPLPARSVAALAACNRDRARPGIWPLERINTILDESRWLAGRLINADSSTIALMPNTTTGLNIAARALPLDAGEIVLTFDREFPANIYPWAALGRGIALERIPVAENGWPDEARMHERLRDPRVRAVTVSLTQFSNGYTVDLAALSRATRSNGQWLIVDAIQSVGQMPIDVEATPVDFLACGAQKWLLSPWGTGFLYVRKELCTAFEPTFAGWAAYMGSNDYTRLTSYDPRPWPDARRFELLTFPVQDFAAMNASLGIILGAGTDTVMRHTRALHQPVIDAMHACGGRVTSPSGEHGSAILCVQPAGNVSAAFAALQRAGVHCSLREGSIRLSPHLFNSMDEMRTVATQLSVPAH; encoded by the coding sequence GTGACCTTCGATGACCTGCGCCGCGATGAATTCGGGGCGCTCAATGATGGCGGGATCTTTCTCAACAGCGCGAGCATCGGCCCCCTTCCCGCGCGGTCGGTGGCGGCCCTTGCAGCGTGCAATCGCGATCGCGCCCGGCCGGGGATCTGGCCGCTCGAACGGATCAACACCATTCTCGACGAGTCACGGTGGCTCGCCGGGCGGTTGATCAACGCAGACTCATCGACGATCGCGTTGATGCCCAACACCACCACCGGCCTCAACATCGCCGCCCGCGCGCTGCCGCTCGATGCCGGGGAAATCGTGCTGACCTTCGACCGGGAGTTCCCCGCCAACATCTATCCCTGGGCAGCGCTCGGCCGGGGAATCGCACTCGAGCGGATTCCGGTCGCGGAAAACGGATGGCCGGATGAGGCCAGGATGCACGAGCGGCTCCGCGATCCGCGCGTTCGCGCCGTCACGGTCTCACTGACGCAGTTCAGCAACGGCTACACCGTCGATCTCGCCGCGCTCTCGCGCGCCACGCGTTCGAACGGGCAATGGCTGATTGTCGACGCCATCCAGTCGGTCGGCCAGATGCCGATCGACGTCGAGGCCACACCGGTCGACTTCCTCGCGTGCGGCGCGCAGAAATGGCTGCTCTCGCCGTGGGGGACCGGATTTCTGTACGTGAGGAAGGAGCTCTGCACGGCGTTCGAACCGACCTTCGCCGGCTGGGCGGCGTACATGGGGAGCAACGACTACACCCGGCTCACCAGCTACGACCCGCGGCCGTGGCCCGATGCGCGACGCTTCGAGCTGCTCACCTTCCCGGTACAGGACTTTGCGGCGATGAACGCGTCACTTGGCATCATCCTCGGCGCTGGTACCGACACTGTCATGCGGCACACCCGCGCACTCCACCAGCCGGTGATCGACGCAATGCACGCCTGCGGGGGGCGGGTGACGTCGCCATCGGGAGAGCACGGCTCGGCGATTCTCTGCGTGCAGCCGGCCGGCAACGTGTCCGCGGCGTTTGCCGCGCTGCAGCGCGCCGGGGTGCACTGCTCGTTGCGGGAAGGGTCGATTCGTCTGAGCCCGCACCTGTTCAATTCGATGGACGAGATGCGAACGGTCGCGACGCAGTTGAGCGTGCCCGCGCACTAA
- a CDS encoding DegT/DnrJ/EryC1/StrS family aminotransferase: MTAPLDLPLMEEAEGSIVLFRPQVSARARERVAEQLTTRWIGQGPAVAQFEAEFSARFCNQFPAAAVGSGTDALHLAYLLAGVGPGDEVITPLFTCTATNIPLLYLGAKPVFADVQRHSLNIDVDHVRRLVTSRTRAIVCVHYGGLPCDLDELHAIAAEAGIPVIEDAAHAVGATYRGAPIGGISPFTIFSFQAIKHITTGDGGMLVMRDPALLAAAQRLRWFGIDRAGKQQGIWDNDITEIGYKYQMTDIAAAMGLAALEEWDETFALRRKLFDVYECGLTGIPGLEFIGGGLTDRLHAAWLCTVFARDRIGLQQKLREHRIESNQVHYRNDRYSVFGASRGHFPHMDAVEHDYLVLPLHTHMTVADAERVVSVIRSGW, from the coding sequence GTGACGGCACCGCTCGATCTCCCGTTGATGGAGGAAGCGGAAGGGTCCATCGTACTCTTCCGCCCCCAGGTGAGCGCCCGCGCCCGCGAGCGGGTCGCCGAGCAATTGACGACCCGCTGGATCGGCCAGGGGCCGGCGGTGGCGCAGTTCGAAGCGGAGTTTTCGGCGCGCTTCTGCAACCAGTTTCCCGCGGCGGCGGTGGGCTCCGGTACCGACGCGCTGCACCTCGCGTATCTGCTCGCGGGCGTCGGCCCCGGCGACGAAGTGATCACGCCGCTCTTCACCTGCACTGCAACGAACATCCCGCTGCTGTACCTCGGCGCGAAGCCGGTCTTTGCCGACGTCCAGCGGCATTCGCTCAACATCGACGTCGACCACGTGCGGCGGCTGGTGACGTCCCGCACGCGGGCGATCGTCTGCGTGCACTACGGCGGCCTGCCGTGCGATCTCGACGAACTGCATGCGATCGCCGCCGAGGCGGGGATCCCGGTGATCGAGGATGCGGCCCACGCCGTCGGCGCGACGTACCGCGGAGCGCCGATCGGCGGGATCTCGCCGTTCACCATCTTCTCGTTCCAGGCAATCAAGCACATCACCACCGGCGATGGCGGGATGCTGGTGATGCGGGATCCGGCGTTGCTCGCTGCCGCGCAGCGGCTCCGCTGGTTCGGGATCGACCGCGCCGGGAAGCAGCAGGGAATCTGGGACAACGACATCACCGAAATCGGCTACAAGTACCAGATGACCGACATCGCGGCGGCGATGGGACTGGCGGCGCTGGAGGAGTGGGACGAGACGTTCGCGCTGCGACGGAAGCTTTTCGACGTGTACGAATGCGGACTCACGGGAATTCCGGGATTGGAGTTCATCGGCGGCGGCCTCACCGACCGCCTGCACGCAGCGTGGCTCTGCACCGTCTTTGCCCGTGACCGGATCGGCCTGCAGCAGAAGTTGCGCGAACATCGGATCGAGTCGAACCAGGTCCACTATCGCAACGATCGATATAGCGTCTTCGGGGCCTCCCGCGGCCACTTTCCGCACATGGATGCCGTCGAGCACGACTATCTCGTCCTCCCGTTGCACACGCACATGACCGTGGCCGATGCCGAGCGGGTGGTGAGCGTGATCCGGTCGGGGTGGTGA
- the rfbB gene encoding dTDP-glucose 4,6-dehydratase, protein MATYLVTGGAGFIGSALVRQLIAAGDAVVNVDTLTYAGNLDSLGAARADPRHHFAQVDICDGDALRVLFAEHRPDAVLHLAAESHVDRSIDGPAPFIRTNVVGTATVLEAALGYWTSLDAPARERFRVVHVSTDEVFGSLGSDGAFGESTPYDPSSPYSASKAGSDHLARAWQRTYGLPVVVTNCSNNYGPYQFPEKLIPLAIEKAVHGEPVPVYGRGENVRDWLHVDDHVRALRLAVRRGVPGRTYLFGGRSERNNLAVVHAICDLVDELRPDPSGSRRRLITFVADRPGHDLRYAIDPSRANRELGWEPQETFDSGLRQTVQWYLDHRSWVERVMSGAYRGERLGTGGTR, encoded by the coding sequence ATGGCAACCTATCTCGTCACGGGAGGGGCAGGCTTCATCGGGTCGGCGCTGGTGCGTCAGTTGATCGCTGCCGGTGACGCGGTGGTCAACGTCGACACGCTCACCTACGCCGGCAACCTCGACTCTCTCGGCGCCGCCCGCGCCGATCCACGACATCACTTCGCCCAGGTCGATATCTGTGACGGGGATGCGCTTCGCGTGCTCTTCGCGGAGCATCGTCCCGACGCCGTCCTGCACCTCGCCGCGGAATCGCACGTCGACCGGTCGATCGACGGTCCGGCGCCGTTCATCCGGACCAACGTCGTCGGAACCGCCACGGTGCTCGAGGCGGCGCTGGGATACTGGACCTCGCTCGACGCGCCGGCGCGGGAGAGGTTTCGCGTGGTGCATGTCTCGACCGACGAAGTGTTCGGTTCGCTCGGCTCCGATGGAGCGTTCGGCGAATCGACGCCGTACGATCCCAGTTCGCCCTATTCCGCCAGCAAGGCCGGGTCGGATCATCTGGCGCGTGCGTGGCAACGGACCTACGGCCTTCCCGTTGTCGTCACGAATTGCTCGAACAACTACGGGCCATATCAGTTCCCGGAAAAGCTGATTCCACTCGCCATCGAAAAGGCCGTGCACGGCGAACCCGTACCGGTATACGGTCGCGGCGAGAATGTCCGGGACTGGCTCCACGTCGACGACCACGTTCGAGCGCTCCGACTCGCCGTGCGACGCGGCGTGCCAGGCCGAACGTATCTCTTTGGCGGGCGAAGCGAGCGGAATAACCTTGCAGTGGTGCACGCGATCTGTGACCTCGTCGACGAACTTCGTCCTGACCCTTCCGGTTCGCGCCGCCGATTGATCACCTTCGTCGCCGACCGGCCGGGGCATGATCTTCGCTACGCCATCGATCCATCACGAGCCAATCGTGAGCTGGGGTGGGAGCCGCAGGAAACCTTCGATAGCGGCCTCCGGCAGACGGTGCAATGGTATCTCGATCACCGCTCGTGGGTCGAACGGGTGATGAGCGGCGCATACCGCGGCGAGCGGCTCGGCACCGGAGGAACACGATGA
- the rfbA gene encoding glucose-1-phosphate thymidylyltransferase RfbA, protein MKGIILAGGTGSRLWPITRGVSKQLLPVFDKPMIYFPLTTLMLAGIRDLLVITTPHEQPQFQALLRDGAQWGLDISYAVQPKPDGIAQAFTIGRDFVGGQSVTLILGDNIFYGHGLVDLLQRSIARTDGATVFGYQVSDPERYGVARIDASGMVTAIEEKPVAPGSNFAVTGLYVYDAQITEIAGALTPSPRGEYEITDVNLEYMRRGQLRMELLGRGFAWLDTGTYDSLHEAGAFVATLQRRQGLQVACPEEIALRNRWITAADVEALAAPMARNPYGQYLLKLATEARS, encoded by the coding sequence ATGAAGGGAATCATCCTGGCAGGCGGTACCGGCTCGAGACTCTGGCCGATCACGCGCGGCGTGAGCAAGCAGCTCCTGCCGGTCTTCGACAAACCGATGATCTACTTCCCGCTCACCACGCTGATGCTGGCCGGGATCCGCGACCTGCTGGTCATCACCACGCCCCACGAACAGCCGCAATTCCAGGCGTTGCTGCGTGACGGAGCGCAGTGGGGCCTCGACATCTCGTACGCGGTGCAACCGAAACCCGACGGCATTGCGCAGGCGTTCACCATCGGCCGCGATTTCGTCGGCGGCCAATCAGTCACCCTCATTCTCGGCGACAACATTTTCTACGGGCACGGCCTCGTCGACTTGCTGCAGCGATCGATCGCCCGGACTGATGGCGCGACTGTCTTCGGCTATCAGGTGAGCGACCCCGAGCGCTACGGCGTGGCGCGGATCGACGCCAGCGGAATGGTGACCGCGATCGAGGAGAAACCGGTTGCGCCGGGATCGAACTTCGCCGTCACGGGGCTGTACGTCTACGACGCGCAGATCACCGAGATCGCCGGTGCGCTCACTCCCTCCCCGCGCGGGGAATACGAGATCACCGACGTCAATCTGGAGTACATGCGGCGTGGGCAGCTGCGGATGGAACTGCTCGGCCGAGGCTTCGCGTGGCTCGACACCGGCACCTACGACTCGCTCCACGAAGCCGGTGCCTTTGTCGCAACACTCCAGCGCCGCCAGGGATTGCAGGTGGCGTGTCCCGAGGAGATCGCGCTGCGCAACCGATGGATCACCGCCGCCGATGTCGAGGCGCTCGCCGCACCGATGGCCAGGAATCCGTACGGCCAGTATCTCCTCAAGCTGGCGACGGAAGCCCGCAGCTGA
- a CDS encoding GNAT family N-acetyltransferase has translation MSGVGERFTIRPLMEADLPFLLEIRNECRHFLHDDRPFTLDECRHWFATQHPAFYIIEHEATPIGYFRTGGFDPAARSLEIGADLHRAFRGRGLAKPAYALFVEWLRTTQDVAELRLEVLSHNAVALGLYRSLGFEETGRRGAVAVRDGGTVDSIQMRRAL, from the coding sequence GTGAGCGGCGTGGGGGAACGGTTCACCATCCGCCCGCTCATGGAAGCCGATCTTCCCTTTCTGCTCGAGATCCGCAACGAGTGCCGGCATTTCCTGCATGATGACCGGCCATTCACCCTCGACGAATGCCGCCACTGGTTCGCGACGCAGCATCCCGCGTTCTACATCATCGAGCACGAAGCGACGCCGATCGGCTATTTCCGGACGGGCGGCTTCGACCCGGCGGCGCGATCACTGGAGATCGGTGCCGATCTGCACCGGGCGTTCCGCGGCAGGGGATTGGCGAAGCCGGCCTACGCGCTATTCGTCGAGTGGCTGCGCACCACGCAGGATGTGGCCGAGCTCCGCCTCGAAGTGCTGAGCCACAATGCGGTGGCGCTTGGCCTCTATCGGTCACTCGGCTTCGAAGAGACCGGTCGCAGGGGGGCGGTCGCGGTCCGCGACGGCGGAACCGTGGACAGCATCCAGATGCGGCGCGCCCTGTGA
- a CDS encoding glycosyltransferase family 2 protein — MPGSIAVIIPTYDHGALLREAVESVLAQTRPATEIIVVSDGAPIDPTPFVADLPHQGRLRILVKPNGGAPAARDLGARHATSEYFLFFDDDDVLLPDALEQLGDRLDARPDVVAAAGATRMVSRPGEPVWFPNPAPNDDHFDLLLDGSEYQGGATLIRATTFWKAGGYASNLFGIDDWFLNLRLARHGPFAVYLAPVINYREHAGSFSAKLRQLELAPSFARQVSQLVGRGGHAAGNRLRIVMIKRYLPKVLDRLADDLRAHRWGAAALAVRSALWPLLLPWPSRSVLMTWIDMYSRRRRRLKQSDSIATPEGA, encoded by the coding sequence ATGCCGGGCTCGATCGCCGTCATCATCCCGACGTATGACCACGGCGCGCTGCTTCGCGAGGCGGTCGAGAGTGTGCTTGCGCAAACGCGGCCGGCGACCGAGATCATCGTGGTGAGTGACGGCGCGCCGATTGATCCGACACCGTTCGTGGCGGACCTGCCGCACCAGGGGCGACTTCGCATCCTCGTCAAGCCGAACGGCGGCGCCCCCGCGGCGCGCGACTTGGGCGCACGGCATGCGACGTCCGAGTATTTCCTGTTCTTCGACGACGACGACGTCCTCCTGCCCGACGCACTCGAACAACTGGGCGACCGTCTCGACGCGCGTCCCGACGTGGTCGCCGCGGCCGGCGCGACCCGGATGGTCTCGCGACCCGGCGAACCGGTCTGGTTTCCCAATCCCGCGCCGAACGATGATCACTTCGACCTGCTGCTCGACGGCTCGGAATACCAGGGCGGCGCGACGCTGATCCGCGCCACCACCTTCTGGAAGGCCGGCGGCTACGCCAGCAATCTCTTCGGCATCGATGACTGGTTCCTGAATCTCCGCCTGGCGCGGCACGGACCGTTCGCCGTCTACTTGGCGCCGGTCATCAACTATCGCGAACACGCGGGGAGCTTCAGCGCCAAGCTGAGGCAGCTCGAACTGGCGCCGAGTTTCGCTCGCCAGGTCAGTCAGCTGGTCGGGCGCGGCGGCCACGCGGCCGGGAATCGCCTTCGCATCGTGATGATCAAGCGATACCTGCCGAAGGTCCTCGACCGGCTCGCCGACGATCTCCGCGCACATCGCTGGGGCGCGGCCGCGCTGGCGGTCCGCAGCGCTCTCTGGCCGCTGCTCTTGCCCTGGCCGTCACGCTCCGTGCTCATGACCTGGATCGACATGTACTCGCGCCGCCGGCGGCGTCTCAAGCAGAGTGATTCGATCGCCACGCCGGAGGGGGCGTGA
- a CDS encoding kelch repeat-containing protein yields the protein MTTAPGAPRTRPLLFLVVAMLLLGAGFAAGMHPPRRVARVIARVEKHFHPLRTPGWTAFASTDLPRYEALRVITGDSMILFSGFQTEHGIAASRVEILDLHTGRWTRKHDMPQAVTHTAAVLLRDTVWIAGGFEGDHPGTATERVWRYAVATDSWSPGPPLPAARGGGSVALAGDTLHFIGGWLPDRNTDSHDHWWLAPGDSAWHGAAPLALGRGHLTAAVVDGAIYVIGGAVGHDPVPVDVSAVTRYDLRTGVWDSVASLPFPVSHVEPSTNVVGGRIVLMGGRSLGSARYNIDDIIAYDPVANQWANLGRIPLAMLAPVAAVVGDTAYLGLGADHGDVPENRTFWKTTLRNEWHQDDSMPIPLGEVAAGVIDNKLYLLGSEDGHTLIYDLATGRWDENHAAGRPLQGDHHAAEVLDGKLWLLGDLGATPSGIVQIFDPVANRWTLGPPLPFAAGSCASAVIDGRIYVAGGVVGDSTTAQGAVLDPSTMRWTSIAPMPRPRNHAASATDGKRLFVFGGRKGGNVLADGFNDVQIYDPATNRWTVSDGSTGAPTPLPQARGGMGKAVWVNGEFWVIGGETVHGAGANAMGTYARVDIYDPVRNSWRQGTPLPAGRHGIFPVTWDGLVIVAGGGSHSGESSTATAETIWPTAP from the coding sequence GTGACCACCGCGCCTGGCGCCCCTCGCACGCGACCACTCCTCTTCCTCGTGGTTGCGATGCTCCTGCTCGGTGCAGGATTCGCCGCGGGGATGCATCCGCCGCGGCGGGTCGCGCGGGTGATTGCCCGGGTGGAGAAGCACTTTCACCCGCTTCGTACGCCGGGGTGGACGGCGTTCGCATCGACCGATCTGCCACGTTACGAAGCGCTGCGGGTGATCACCGGCGATTCGATGATCCTGTTCAGCGGATTCCAGACCGAGCACGGTATCGCCGCGAGCCGCGTCGAGATTCTCGACCTCCACACCGGCCGGTGGACTCGCAAGCATGACATGCCCCAGGCCGTGACCCACACGGCGGCGGTGCTGCTGCGCGACACGGTCTGGATCGCCGGAGGTTTCGAAGGGGATCACCCCGGAACCGCCACGGAGCGCGTCTGGCGTTACGCGGTCGCCACCGACAGCTGGTCACCGGGACCACCGCTTCCAGCGGCACGCGGCGGGGGGAGCGTTGCACTGGCAGGAGATACCCTGCACTTCATCGGCGGCTGGCTTCCCGACCGCAACACCGATTCGCACGACCACTGGTGGCTCGCCCCCGGCGACTCCGCCTGGCATGGCGCAGCGCCGCTCGCGCTGGGGCGTGGCCACCTCACCGCGGCGGTGGTCGACGGTGCGATCTACGTGATCGGCGGCGCCGTCGGTCACGATCCGGTTCCGGTCGACGTCTCGGCAGTGACGCGATACGACCTGCGCACCGGCGTGTGGGATTCGGTTGCGTCGCTGCCGTTCCCGGTGTCGCATGTCGAGCCGTCCACCAATGTCGTCGGCGGCCGGATCGTGCTGATGGGCGGGCGGTCGCTCGGGTCGGCACGCTACAACATCGACGACATCATCGCGTACGATCCGGTCGCCAATCAGTGGGCCAATCTCGGACGAATCCCGCTGGCGATGCTCGCGCCGGTCGCGGCGGTCGTTGGCGATACCGCGTATCTGGGCCTCGGCGCCGACCACGGCGACGTCCCGGAAAATCGGACGTTCTGGAAAACCACGCTGCGCAACGAGTGGCACCAGGATGACAGCATGCCGATCCCGCTCGGCGAAGTCGCCGCGGGTGTGATCGACAACAAGCTGTACCTGCTCGGAAGCGAAGACGGCCATACGCTCATCTATGATCTCGCGACCGGCCGCTGGGATGAAAATCATGCCGCGGGCCGACCGCTTCAAGGCGACCATCATGCCGCCGAGGTGCTCGACGGCAAGCTCTGGCTGCTTGGCGACCTCGGCGCCACGCCGAGTGGCATTGTCCAGATCTTCGACCCGGTGGCCAACCGCTGGACACTCGGTCCGCCGCTGCCGTTTGCGGCCGGCTCGTGCGCATCGGCGGTGATCGATGGCAGGATCTACGTCGCCGGTGGCGTGGTCGGGGACAGTACCACCGCGCAGGGAGCGGTGCTCGATCCGTCCACGATGCGTTGGACATCGATCGCGCCGATGCCGCGGCCCCGCAATCACGCCGCCTCCGCGACCGACGGGAAGCGGCTCTTCGTCTTCGGTGGCCGGAAGGGCGGGAATGTTCTCGCCGACGGATTCAACGACGTACAGATCTACGATCCGGCAACGAATCGCTGGACGGTGAGTGATGGATCGACAGGCGCACCGACCCCGTTGCCGCAGGCGCGTGGCGGGATGGGGAAAGCGGTGTGGGTCAACGGCGAATTCTGGGTGATCGGCGGAGAGACGGTGCATGGCGCCGGTGCGAACGCGATGGGGACGTATGCCCGCGTCGACATCTACGACCCCGTGCGCAACAGCTGGCGGCAGGGGACGCCGCTGCCGGCGGGGCGTCACGGGATCTTTCCGGTGACGTGGGACGGCCTGGTGATCGTGGCCGGCGGCGGTTCGCATTCGGGGGAGAGCAGCACCGCGACCGCCGAAACGATCTGGCCCACGGCGCCCTGA